In Pelmatolapia mariae isolate MD_Pm_ZW linkage group LG13, Pm_UMD_F_2, whole genome shotgun sequence, a genomic segment contains:
- the polr1b gene encoding DNA-directed RNA polymerase I subunit RPA2, with protein MDFSSKWSDLPKGPSLKNLTDGSFGHMKDTQHAAIQDLTKAHIESFDQAVTDGLNRVVQSIPPLEFMFKNERISLGFVEAAIQNPVVAKGNICKEMKVFPAECRGRRCSYKGKIVADVSWSINGVPKGIIKQSLGHVPIMVKSKLCNLHGMSPKELVEHHEEAEEMGGYFIVNGIEKVIRMLIMPRRNYPIAMSRPKWKNRGQGYTQYGISMRCVREEHTAINMNLHYLENGTVMLNFIYQKELFFLPLGFALKALVDFTDFQIYQELIKGREDNSFYKTCVSEMLRIVMEENCTTHSKVLNYLGERFRVKMNLPEWYTNEQCANFLLNECICIHLKSDVEKFYLLCLMTRKLFTFAKQECMEENPDSIVCQEVLTPGQLYLMFLKERLTAWLVSVKLSFDKRGSKVTGGWSSEMMIKMLNMGTDLTRPFEYLLATGNLQSKTGLGMLQNTGLCVVADKLNFIRYLSHFRCVHRGAAFAKMRTTSVRKLLPESWGFLCPVHTPDGEPCGLMNHMTASCEIVALTLSTTSLPALLCSLGVTPVDGTPGRAFADCYPVLLDGAVVGWVEADLAPVVVESLRRFKVLREKKIPPWTEIVLVPKTGKASLYPGLFLFTTPCRMVRPVQNLAFGKQELIGTFEQLYINVGILENEIEPRVTTHQELFPHSMLSVVANFIPYSDHNQSPRNMYQCQMGKQTMGFPLHSFMDRSDNKLYRLQTPQSPLVRPYMYDHYGLDNYPSGTNAVVAVISYTGYDMEDAMIVNKSSWERGFAHGSIYKTELVDLAEKVKGEDGVVFGAKPGDPKVKEKLDADGLPFIGSVLQYGDPFYSYINLNTGQTFISYYKSQEACIVDNIKVCSNDGGSGRFKRVCITVRVPRNPTIGDKFASRHGQKGILSRLWPTEDMPFTESGMTPDILFNPHGFPSRMTIGMLIESMAGKSGALHGLGHDATPFTFSEENSALDYFGELLRAGGYNYYGTERLYSGLSGQELEADIFIGVVYYQRLRHMVSDKFQVRTTGARDKVTNQPVGGRNVQGGIRFGEMERDALLAHGSSFLLHDRLFNCSDRSVAQVCVDCGSLLSPLLEKPPPYWSSMRHRKTVCTLCGKSDSVDSVSVPYVFRYFVAELAAMNIKVKLEVK; from the exons ATGGATTTTTCAAGTAAGTGGAGTGATCTTCCCAAAGGTCCGAGTCTGAAAAATCTGACTGATGGAAGCTTTGGCCACATGAAGGACACCCAGCATGCTGCCATTCAGGATCTGACCAAAGCTCACATCGAGTCGTTTGACCAGGCGGTCACAGACGGACTCAACCGCGTTGTGCAG TCCATCCCCCCCTTAGAGTTCATGTTCAAAAATGAACGGATCAGCCTTGGTTTCGTTGAAGCTGCCATCCAAAACCCAGTGGTTGCCAAAGGGAACATCTGCAAGGAAATGAAGGTGTTCCCAGCAGAGTGCCGGGGAAGAAGATGCTCGTACAAAGGGAAAATAGTG GCAGACGTCAGCTGGTCGATCAATGGAGTTCCCAAAGGCATCATCAAGCAGTCTCTGGGTCATGTGCCCATCATGGTGAAGTCCAAGCTGTGTAACCTGCATGGCATGTCCCCCAAAGAGCTCGTAGAGCATCACGAAGAAGCCGAG GAAATGGGAGGTTATTTCATTGTGAATGGAATTGAGAAGGTTATCCGCATGCTGATAATGCCAAGGAGGAACTATCCTATCGCCATGTCAAGACCCAAGTGGAAGAACAGGGGTCAGGGTTACACTCAGTACG GTATTTCTATGCGTTGCGTGAGGGAGGAGCACACAGCCATCAACATGAACCTGCATTATCTGGAAAACGGGACTGTGATGCTGAACTTCATCTACCAGAAAGAGCTCTTCTTCCTCCCACTAGGCTTTGCATTAAAG GCTCTGGTGGACTTCACAGACTTCCAGATCTACCAGGAGCTGATCAAAGGCCGCGAGGACAATTCTTTCTACAAGACCTGTGTGTCTGAGATGCTGCGCATCGTCATGGAGGAGAACTGCACCACCCACAGCAAGGTGCTCAATTACCTCGGAGAGCGCTTCAGGGTTAAGATGAATCTCCCTGAGTGGTACACAAATGAACAGTGTGCCAACTTCTTGTTAAA TGAGTGTATCTGCATCCACCTGAAGTCAGACGTGGAGAAGTTCTACCTGCTCTGTCTGATGACGAGGAAGCTCTTCACTTTTGCCAAGCAGGAGTGCATGGAAGAAAACCCCGACAGCATCGTGTGCCAGGAAGTGCTCACTCCTGGTCAGCTCTACCTCATGTTTCTGAAG GAGAGACTGACTGCATGGTTGGTGTCTGTGAAGCTGTCCTTTGACAAGAGAGGCAGCAAAGTGACCGGAGGATGGAGCTCTGAAATGATGATAAAGATGCTCAACATGGGAACTGACTTGACCAGACCATTTGAATATCTGCTGGCCACTGGAAACCTCCAGTCTAAGACAG GTCTGGGCATGCTGCAGAACACCGGGCTGTGCGTTGTAGCTGACAAGCTCAACTTCATTCGCTACCTGTCTCACTTCCGCTGCGTGCACAGAGGAGCAGCGTTCGCTAAGATGAGGACCACCTCTGTGCGTAAGCTGCTGCCCGAGTCCTGGGGCTTCCTGTGTCCTGTCCACACTCCAGATGGCGAGCCTTGTGGACTCATGAACCACATGACAGCCAGCTGTGAAATTGTGGCATTGACCTTGTCCACCACGTCACTGCCTGCTCTGCTCTGTTCGCTTG GTGTCACTCCAGTGGATGGAACTCCTGGTCGGGCCTTTGCAGACTGCTACCCTGTGCTCCTGGACGGTGCTGTTGTTGGCTGGGTGGAGGCTGACTTGGCTCCAGTTGTGGTTGAATCACTGCGCAGGTTCAAG GTGTTAAGAGAGAAGAAGATTCCTCCCTGGACAGAGATTGTCCTGGTTCCCAAAACAGGCAAGGCCAGCTTATATCCAGGCCTGTTCCTCTTCACAACACCTTGTCGCATGGTGCGGCCTGTACAGAACTTGGCTTTTGGCAAGCAAGAGTTGATTGGCACCTTTGAACAG CTTTACATCAATGTTGGAATCTTGGAGAATGAGATTGAACCAAGAGTAACCACACACCAGGAGCTCTTCCCTCACAGTATGCTCAGTGTGGTGGCAAACTTCATCCCATACTCGGACCATAACCAGAGTCCCAGGAACATGTACCAGTGCCAGATGG GTAAGCAGACTATGGGCTTCCCACTACACTCTTTCATGGATCGCTCTGATAACAAGCTGTACCGGCTCCAGACCCCACAGAGCCCACTAGTCAGGCCTTATATGTACGACCACTACGGGCTCGACAACTACCCCAGCGGCACCAACGCCGTCGTGGCCGTCATATCCTACACAGGCTACGATATGGAAGATGCCATG ATTGTGAACAAGTCGTCATGGGAGAGAGGCTTTGCCCATGGAAGTATCTACAAGACGGAGCTGGTGGACCTGGCAGAGAAGGTGAAGGGAGAAGACGGCGTGGTGTTTGGAGCCAAGCCAGGCGACcccaaagtgaaagaaaaactagACGCTGATGGACTGCCCTTCATCGGATCGGTGCTTCAGTATGGAGACCCTTTCTACAGCTACATCAACCTCAACACTGGGCAGACCTTTATCTCCTACTACAA GAGTCAGGAGGCCTGTATTGTTGACAACATAAAGGTCTGCAGTAATGACGGCGGCTCAGGCCGCTTCAAGCGCGTCTGCATCACTGTACGAGTGCCACGAAATCCTACCATCGGTGACAAGTTTGCCAGCCGCCACGGACAGAAGGGCATCCTGAGCCGCCTGTGGCCGACGGAGGACATGCCCTTCACAGAGAGTGGCATGACTCCGGACATCCTGTTCAACCCCCACGGCTTCCCCTCCCGTATGACAATCGGGATGCTCATCGAGAGCATGGCCGGCAAGTCGGGCGCCCTGCACGGCCTCGGCCACGACGCCACACCCTTCACCTTTTCCGAGGAGAACTCGGCGCTCGATTACTTTGGCGAGCTGCTTCGGGCGGGCGGCTACAACTACTACGGTACGGAGCGTCTGTACAGCGGACTGAGCGGTCAGGAGCTAGAGGCAGACATCTTCATCGGCGTGGTCTACTACCAGCGGCTACGTCACATGGTCTCCGACAAGTTTCAAGTTAGGACGACAGGAGCACGAGACAAAGTGACCAACCAGCCCGTAGGAGGAAGGAACGTGCAGGGAGGCATCCGTTTCGGGGAGATGGAGCGAGACGCCCTGCTGGCTCACGGCTCTTCGTTCTTACTTCACGATCGCCTCTTCAACTGCTCAGACCGCTCGGTCGCTCAGGTGTGCGTTGACTGTGGCAGCCTTCTCTCCCCTCTGTTGGAGAAACCGCCGCCCTACTGGTCATCCATGCGCCACCGTAAGACTGTCTGCACCCTGTGTGGCAAAAGTGACTCTGTTGACTCGGTGTCTGTTCCTTATGTCTTCCGCTACTTTGTAGCTGAGCTTGCTGCAATGAACATCAAAGTCAAATTAGAAGTCAAGTGA